Part of the Mauremys mutica isolate MM-2020 ecotype Southern chromosome 1, ASM2049712v1, whole genome shotgun sequence genome is shown below.
cctagcctccatgaatttatctcatttttttgaaccctgttatagtcttggccttcacaacattccctggcaaagagttccacgagttgactgtgcgttgtgtaagGAAACCCAGCTCACACAGGTTTCAGCACAGGCTGCTTCCACAAGCAAGGGGCAAACAGATGGGAAGATGCTCTCAGAGACACAGGGAAACTAAGCTGGGTCCTTGGCTTCCTGAGAGAATTTAAGTTGGGCCAGTTCTGTTTCTCTATCTCCTGAGCAAAGCCTGTCTAACTTAGATTTCAGTGCTATGATAGATGAGTGTAGATGTGTGACAGCTGTCTGttattttaaaaccaatttctcTAATGCTTTGTGCTGCTTACTCCTAAACCCACTTCTTTTAAGGAGGCTGTAGGTGACTATATAACTCTGGTCACAAGTACCCAAAGCGAAGAGATTGAGTTGGATCTGCTTGGTGATGAGCACTTAGCAGAGACGGGGTGTTGTTCCAAACTCTAAGAATGggataaataagaacataagaatggccatactgagtgaGATGGATATTACAACTAGCcaagtatcttgtcttctgacaatggccaatgccaggtgccccaaacgGAATGGACAAAATAgacaattatcaaatgatccatcccctgttgtccattctcagcttctggcaaacagaggctagtgacacCATCCTTGACcattgtggctaatagccattgatggacttttCCTCCATGAATCTTCctaacttgttcttttttgaaccatttTTATGGCTTGGAaatcacaacatcctctggaaaggagttccacagtttgactggctattctgtgaagaaatactttgttttaaacctgctgtctattaaatTCTTTTcatgaccccctagttcttgtgttatgtgaaagaggaaataacacttccctaattACTTTCTCTTCACCTGTCATGACAGGCAAGGACCTAGTTTAGAGGGTAAAGAGACCATATATCAGAGTTTTATTGTGACAATCACGATTCTTCTTGGCCAGCATATGTCCTTCTTGAGTACCTATCAGCATTCAGAGTAGCTACTTGTTCCTGTTGCATCCAAGATAACGATCCACTAAAGAaaatgattcatagattcacagaatTTATGGAAAGATGGAATTATAAGATCatgtagtctggcctcctgcataatttcacccagttaccttcATATTGAGCCCAAttacttgtgtttgactaaagcatttcTTGTATTAATCTAAAATTTCTCTTCCAGGAAGTCATCCAGTCTTGATATGGGGGTGTCTGtagaatccaccacctcccttgggagTTTGTTGCATTGGCTAAGCACCCTTACTATGACGAATGTGTGCCTCATTTCCAAATTTAATTTTTCTGGCATCATGTACCAGCCATTGATTTTGTTATACCTTTccctgctagattaaagaacccGTTAATAGCTGGTATTTCATCCCTGTGAAAGTGCTTGTACACTGTCATCAGTGCAGCTTTCAATCTTCCCTACTTTTATTCTCTATGATCCTATTTATTTAGCCAAAGGTAAGTTGGAAAAAACAAAGGAGGGGAAAGACCTGGGTGCATTAGTCCCAGGATGGCTGTGAGACATTGATGTCCTGCTGCTGTGAACAAGACACATGAGATCCTAGAATGTGTCAGGTAAGAAAGGGAGGTATTAATATCCTTATACcagacactggtgagacctcctGTAGGAAACTGTCTATAATTCTGGTTACTCCTATTCCAGAAAGAAGAATTCAGGCTGGAATTGCAGAGCATGGTCAGGGCAATGGAGGTCCTAGTTTAGGAGAAGATGGAAGGAGCTTGGCAGGTTTAGCCTAAGACAAGGCAGGCTGAGCGGGGATCCAATTGCTCTATAGATATATCAGGGgagtaaacaccagggagggagatgaGCTCCTGCAGCTAAAATACAGTTtttacacaagaacaaatggggacAAACTGatgaggaggaaactgaggctggaaagGAGAAGAAGGTTTCTGACCATCGGAGGAGGgatgttctggaacagcctcccaacagGAGCAGTGTTGAGGAAACAACCCAGTTGGTTTTACAATGAACCATGACAGATGTCAGCCTTCTTCCAGGTGGAGGCAGAAGCAACCAGAGCGACCTTCAATCTctagggttccttttcaacacaTAACAGAGAAGCAGCTCGAGCCCCCATCCACTAAACTGGGAAAATTACACCCTATCCCGTTGTGCCTTTGAAAGCCAACACTTCTCTACTCACAAGCAGAAAGTCTGAGTGTAGGAATGTAACTTTTTCTTGAAGGAGGGAAGTCATCACATATTAATGAGGGAAAATTCCACAAGCAGGACAGTGCATGTGGGGCAGTGTCTCTACCTCATATGCTTGAGTTCTACAATGAAAAGTTCCTTTACTaggcccctctctgctccctcacctcACCCCACTCACTGTGGTCATCCTTGGTATATGTCATAGGAGAATAGCCACCAGTTTGGGGGTCTGTCTGCCTTTTTCTCAGAAGTTTGTCCTCAATTTGGTATTTTTCAgttgtgatccacaaaagcacGGTTACAGCTACCCcaggagcccaggctgctgtggggattCCCAGACTCTCGAGCTTCTCTGGGGATGATTTCTGAGGGGCAGAGACATAGGCTAGGGACTTCTCCTGTTTCCCCAGCCCCTGACCAGGGCAAATGGAGGATCTCGGGCTCCTCACAGCGGCTCTGAATCCCTGATCAGCTCTTTCCTTGGTCCAGCTCTGGTTTCTGGCCTGGACAGGGGCTGGAGCCTCGGTGGAAGAAGAAGAGCAGGGAGTGGGACCTCCGGGGGGAAGAAGAGTGGTAGAGGCAGGGTCACAGAGGGGACCGGGCGCCTGTCCTGTGTCCAGCTTTGGCCTGTTGAAAAGGTGCTCACCCTACactgaatgggctgggctgggataggAGCTCGCTGGGCCTGAGCTGAGGCCAGTTTATAGGGTtttccagtgctggggcagcacaaatggagTGCAAGGGGAGGGAACCTTGGCCTGAGTCTCTTACCAGGAATCTGTTGTCAGACCATTACTGGCACTCCTGCGTTAATCATGTGTCTGACACCAGTCAGTCACTAGCACCTGACTGAGTGTGCAGGGGAAAATTGAGTGACCGGACCCCCTGAATagcccctgtccccagctggTGCAGCACCCATGGGCAATGCTGCACCCAGAACACTCAGAAATGGCCAGGCCTGCTACAGCAGAACAGCTCTGCAGCTTTCTTCATTGCCCTTGGATGTatagccagagaagggacagtgACAGGCCATGGGAAACAGCATCCACATCCCTTCTCTTTATTGATTATCAACAGGAATTGTGAGGTTGGAGCAGCAAACAATACAGCTCTTTATGGTCCAACATTCAACCTATCCCCTGGTTCTCCACAAAAAGTCACTCTGGAAATGCTGATGCCTGCCTGGGTCGCCCTCTCACAGTGCCCAGTCCTCTCTCACCATCCCTGTCCTCCCTCACCAGCCTTAGACCCTTTCTTAACCTATCTACAGAGTGGAGATCAGTAACTCATGTCATTTTGGATGTACCGGTCCAGTATGGAAGAGGTGGCCCATGCTTTTCGTCTTCCATGTCACTGGAGCCAGGTAGTGAACTGACCCTTCACTTGATGAACACCCTGATTACCCTCACACGAAGATGTTTGCTTTTCATGCTGTACACAATTGGGTTCATCagcggggggagaagcagggacatGTAACCGAGGAGAATCTGAAGTAAGGGAGAAGAGTCCTTCTCAAAGCTCTGTATCACAGTCAAGCTGATATCTGGTGTGTAGAAGAGCAGGacggcacagaggtgggagatgcaGGTGTTCAGGGCCCTCAGGCAGTCCTCATAGGATGTGATACTCAGCACCGTTTTGAAGATCATCACATaagagaggaagatgagcagCGAATCCAACCCCATTGTTAAGAGTTTAGTAAACAATCCATAGATGATGTTGACTCTGATATCTGAACAAGCCATCTTCATGACCTCCCGATGCACACAGTAGGAATGGGAGAAGAAATTGGCTTGACAGTATTGGAACCGTTTCAGGAGAAAGGGAAGTGGAAGTATTATGACCATCGCTCTTAGCACAGCCACAAGTCCCATCTTGGCTATTCTCGGCAGGATTAAGATGGCAGCATATCTCAGTGGGTTATAGATCGCGATGAAGCGGTCAAGGGCCATCAACAACAGCAAAGAGGATTCAATGCACTGAAGCAAGTGGATGAAGAAGAGCTGAGCTAAACAGGCATCGAGGCTGATCTCCCTAGAGTTAAACAAGTATATGCCCAGTATCGTCGGCATGGTGGATATCGATATGCCAAGGTCTGTgatggccaacatggaaaggaaaatgtacatgggctcatggaggcttgaATCTGTTTTTAcaatgaacagaatgactgaatttcctactattGAAATAACATACATGAAGCAAAAGGGGATAGAAATCCAGAGATGTGTGTCTCCATCACTCGGTAGCCCGGTGAGAAGGAATATTACAGATTTTAATTTtgtgtcattgacagctgacataatgtACTGGGCAGATctgaggaaagaaaaataagaggAGATTATAAGATATTTAGCAAAAATCATTCTGCTCTCAGTGCAAGTCAACAGAGCTCAAGGTAGATAAGCAAAAACATACTGTAGGATTTACATGGTTCTGATTAGTCAGATTGGATCAGACTTGAACTCCATTTACCCCAGTAACCAGTGGCCAtgtccagatgcttcagaggaagatgtaagaaGCCCTAATTAGCTAAttatcctgctaagctcttggccccATTTATACCTTGTGGCTGTGAATTCCATAGCCTACATGAGCACTGTGCGATTTTACCATTGTGACCTTAGAACATAcaaacataagagtggccatattgGGTGAGAcgaaagatccatctagcccagcatcctgtcttcgaCAGGAGCTTAGGCCAgatgcccagaggggatgaacagaacaggtcatcgtCAAGTGATCCTTCGTCCATGAATGTATGtagttctcttttgaactctgttataccCTTCACACAGACACCCTTTCTGGCCCTGCACTTCTGAGTGTGGCCCCTTGTATCATGACATGTGTGTAAACACATGGCAAGTGCATGGTAAAAACGGTCATTGTATTTATCTGTCCTGCACTGCtgctatttttaaatgtattttatttcttcATTATATGAGTTATTTTTTGTGCGCTCCTTGACAGTTCAGGATATGCAACTGCCTCTTTCCAGCCTATGGGATAAATTTTTAGGGTCAGGTCCTTAATTCAATAACAGTGATATCAGCAGCCTCACGCTAGAgtttcatgtgtaaattcaatcAGAACCGGGCTCTATTAACTCACCCTTACCAAATGCTTCCAGTGATATTTTCTGACACCCAAGAAACCCTCCAAGagaagctgaagtgctttgccaATGTTGATGGAATGCAGAGCCTTCGATCATACATACAGGTTCTCTTTATTCTCACAGGACCTGCATCCTCTGCCCATGCAACTGTCTGTAGTTTTTTGACAATTTCAAGCTAACACTGACAGTTATTTCAGCTGGGCAGCGGAGGAGCTGGCATCACAAATGGTCAATACTTTAAACACTGGTATTGCACTAATACCCACTTGAgtgtacaaaaagaacaggagtacgtgtggcaccttagagactaagggcttggctacacttgcaggtgtgcagcgctgggagttacagctgtagggaaagtgctggagtgtggccgcactgacagctaccagcactgcagtgtggccacatttgcagcatttgcagtggtgttgggagtggtgcattatgggcagctatcccagcattcaagtggctgcaacgtgcttttcaaaagaggggggtggggtggagtgtgatagggagcgtgggggagagagagagagtggattattggagccgacactgtgtcagctccctcccttgcaaattctgaccatttccccgacccctcattcactcttaaatgcaaatagtcttcagaccagataagcagctgctccgacggactcccttttcccccttctcccaccccccccgccgtgctgtttctctcctgaagcaaacactaggctgtggacattcatccccctgcctgcctcattcacagcaaactggagctgtgtttgttttttagataagcagctccgggagccccgagttcacaacaaaacaaagagaggcatcgtaacaaaacaaagagagttctttagttaaaagcattatgggaaaattccagaggtcagttacagcgtagtaagattaatcactgtttacactggcaccccagcgctgcatcaccagcgctgcagtcgttattccccaggcagaggtggagtacagacagcgttgtagccagggagatgccgcgctgtatgtgccttgcaagtgtggacggtgagagAGTTGcggcgctgtaaagccaccaccagcgctgcaactctccactgtagccaagccctaacacatttatttgagcataagctttcattacTTCATGTAATTGGGGACTCGGGTCAATTACATACAGCTACTATACCActcccctttcctgcacctcagctaAACTCTTTCCTGAAGCACAGACCAGCAATCCTGGTCAATCATGACTTTTTGAAAAGTCTTGCACAAGCCTTGCATAGTTATTGAGTTCGTGACTCTGAATATAAATGTTAGAAACCGCTTCTAGTCAGTTACCAGGAGACAATATCACACAGATGTCCACcgaacaggggcagctccagaccccagcacgccaagcgcgtgcttggggcggcatgccacgggcaTCGCTTTGCcggtcccgggagggcggcaggcggctccggtggacctcccgcaggcgttcctgcggaggatccactggtcccgcggctccggtggagcctccgcaggcacgtccgcgggactggtgaccaacagagcgccccccgcggcgtgccgccgtgcttggggcggcgaaatggctacagccgcccctgccacCGAACAAAGGGTTAATAGCACAAACCCATTGCAAACAGTTCTGAAACACTTTCTAGAGCCAAAGCCATTAAGCAGTAAAGTTACCCTGCTCCTTCCTGCAGAAATTCTAACAACTCTGCAGCTGGCTTTCGATATACAGGCATGGCATGAAAGTTCTGtttataatatttgtattacaatgaaTAGTTTTGGCCTAACATTTACACATCTGTACCTTAGTACACACATGTCAACCACAGATGCTGAACCCACTCGGACCTGCTCGGGAAGCACAGGTGACCCACAGTGTGCAGTAACCAGAGCCCAGTCTGAGGGTGGAAGAATGGAGGGATTTCATCCCATGAGCGAGAAGGCTACAAGGCCTGACATTTGGCACTCAGAGACCAGAGAGGGGGAAGAGATGCCAGTAGCCCTGTAACTATAGTAACTATAGAGCAATAATATGCCCTCTCAGACGTGTTACCACAAAGCAATGCAGCTCTGAATTCCTGCCTTCACAATCAAGCCAGAGAATAAAAGCtttgaaaatgcatttgctgATTATATTTCCAGGAGCAAATAAACCTGAGTAAATTTGAGAACTTGTCACTGATATTCCGTGGGGGTCTCGTCTCTCTCAGCCccttgcaggatcgggcccagagcaCACGGCACCTGTAGGAATGGGACCCCTTGAGAAATCCTGACTTGGGGCATCAGTGTTTTAACACTCCAAGCTCAGGTTTCTGTGGAACTTGAATAACCCCCTGAGCACCTTGCTGCCTGTCCTCCTGCCCCTGTTACAGAGTCACTCTGACAGCACAGCTGAGTTTGCTGCGGTGGCACAGAACATCTTCAGATTTAAACAGCTCGCAGACTTTACCCTTCAGTTCACATTGTAAAGAGAGTGAAACCTGCCAACGTACCTAATTCCTGCTAGAAGGGGAGCAGCTGACACCAGAGGTTTTCACCCTAAAGGACAAGGAGTCACTGAagaggttgcacaggcagcaggcAGTGTCTGTTCAGACATGAAGGCAACTGTGTTTATGAAGcctgtctgcacattcccttgggggccacttggccatcagggaacctcagctgcttggcttTGTGTGCATCAGCTCTATCCCCTGTCACAGCCTATTGCAAACTGCAGGACGCTTAATCACAGGGGACATGGGGTGATGCTACCTAATTGGACTgcagcaccagccctgctgcaggctctgTTCCTAGAATCCGGGCTTGTCATCATTGTTCGAATGGTGCTGATTAGTCACATGGCTCCCTCGAGGGCGGCTGCGTGGTGATGATGATgccatcacagctgtgatcttgctgaaataaaataaaatagaataataatatgGGGCCTGATTACTCCCTGGTAGCCCCTTTCCTGCATTACAAACACATGGAAATTTCCTTTGGATCCTTTCAGTACGGGAGGACCCTTCCCTTCTCCATGAGGAACAAGGAATAAGGAGGAGGATTTCAGAGGGGAGTGTGGGAGTGACACGGGGATGCTGGGAGTTTCCACACAGTCACCAGACTGGTGTTTGCAGCCATTGCGAACAATGGAGGAACAGACACAGGAGCATCATCTTAGATGGTCTGGCTGCCTGAGAGAAGTCTGAGGGCAAAGGTCAGCTCCACACCTTGACCCCGTAACACACTGAGCACAGAGCACTATGGTGACAGGGCCCAGGCTCACACGGGGTTCAGCACAAGCTGCTTCCACAAGAAAGGGGCAAACAGACGGGAAGATGCTCGGAGACACAGGGACACAAGGCTGGGTTGAAGCAGGGCTGTAGCCATgggtgggctgggggtggaggagggggggcacCCACTGAGCATCCAAGCCCAATCCACCAGCTGGGACTCCCGACTCCAGCTTGGTGCCCAGCTGTATCCCTCTCCTGCCGGTCCAGAGCCCTGATTCCCTGGTCTCTTACCCCAGATGGGGGCGGGTTTAGGCCAATAGTGGATTAGCCACTGGTCCTGGGCCAATGGTGTCACCCTGCTCCGTTCAGGCCACCTGCCACTCCTGCAGTGAAGCaaggtccaggtgcaggggattGCCCCTCTCCCCCTACCCAGTAGCCGGAGAACGGGCCGGGGCACTGGAATAGCACTGAGTGTAGAATAGCAGTGGGGCAAGCCCAGCATCTCAGAATCGCTGGGTGGCGAAGCGGAATAagcccccaccctctgaccgcgtgccctgaccccactccccggcaggagaGACGGGTGCAAACCCTTGCACCTTTTACCCCATTTccgcagcaggagggggctgcagaagGGATGGAGAGGGAACCTTCTGGCTTCCCAGAAGAATGTAAATTGGGTCATTTCTGCTTCTCTATCTCCAGAGCAaagcccaggggtgagctggagccggttcgcaccggttcgcatgaacccgttgttaaatttagaagcggttttagaactacttgttaactggcttccctgcgagggaagctttgatgggctctgcctgggaagcctgtaattcctcctcccggccgccggggggcgctgcgctgtgctgcgagagccctgtgagctgcctcctggccctgttgctgctgctgctctttggacctctggccctggggctcctgctgctgctgctgctcccagcccccacccgtgtgagtgtctgcgcccctcccccgccttccctgcccccacccaccccctgccccaccccctgccccctgccagcccctgccccacccccaccccctgccccaccccctgcccccagccagcccctgcccctgcccccagccatcccgtgtgagtgtctgcgcccctcccccaccttccctgcccccagcgacccccagccagcccctgcccccagccacccgcagccagcccctgcccccagccagcccctgcccacagccagcccctgcccccagccacccgcagccagcccctgcccacagccacccccagccagcccctgcccccagccacccgcagccagcccctgcccccagccagcccctgcccccagccaccccctgcccccagccaccccctgcctgcagccagcctctgcccacagccgcccgcagccaccccctgcccacagccactcGCAGCctgcccgtctgcatcacctgcccacagccagcccgtgtcactccctgcctccagctagccctgccccacgcccctatctgcagccagccccacatccactggtgccctgcagttcccagggcagtaaccctgcacacctgctttaatgaggggggggcagggagcagctgggacccacacatgtgcacaccctagagtgaccagacagcaagtgtgaaaaatcgggacgggggtgaggggtaataggagcctatataagaaaaagacccaaaaattgagactgtccctgatcaccacccacacatgtgaaacggagctcatttctagttcagccccatctttttaaaaaagaactttaggtagggttaaaatacatctgtattttcctggacatgtcaggcttttcgcttcttaatcacctcctgggaaaatatggacatatggtaaccctattggtacaaaaaatacatgctgtcgcacatcccttaaatcagaactttttatagggaacccgttgttaaatcagaactttttatagggaacccgtttttaagattttggcagctcatcaatGGCAAAGCCTGAGTAATTTAGCTTGTAGTGATATATGAGCAGCACCAGATTAATTCTTCTGGGGTCCCAGAGCTATTCGAATTGGTTGGGACCCCTAGGCTCTATGGTGGGGACAaagatgaggggttcagagtgcaggaggcgGCTGcgggagaggcaggagggtgggtgcaggagagggtgagggctccaactgtgggtgtgggctctggggtgggtctgagGATGAGgcgtttggagtgcaggagggggctcagggaaggaggttggggtggGAGTGTGGAGTCTGAGCGAGATTTAGGAGTCAGGAgatggctgggggttgggggtgaggtGCCTCGGCTGGAGTAAAGGTGTGCGAggaggctcagagctggggcacagagttggggtgtggggcgcTTCCCTGGGGTGGATCCCATTTTCTGAAGGGGTGCAGGTAGCTCAgcgcggccccgtgcctgcctGCATGTACCACCACCCATGAAAGGAGCTTCCTGACACTCGCAGTATCGTGGCTTTAGGTGCAGGGTATGAGACTGCAggtccctgtcgctcattcccagcttctggcaaacagaggctagggacaccatccctgcccatcctggctaatagccattgatggacctgtcctccatgaatttatctcatttttttgaaccctgttatagtcttggccttcacaacatcccctggcaagagttccacgggttgactgtgtgttgtgtaagGAAACTCAGCTCTCACAGGTTTCAGCACAGGCTGTTTCCACAAGCAAGGGGCAAACAGATGGGAAAATGCTCTCAGAGACACGGGGAAACTAAGCTGGGTCCTTGGCTTCCTGAGAGAATTTAAGTTGGGCCAGTTCTATTTCTCTATCTCCTGAGCAAAGCCTGTCTAACTTAGATTTCAGTGCTATGATAGATGAATGTAGATGTGTGACAGCTGTCTGttattttaaaaccaatttctcTAATGCTTTGTGCTGCTTACTCCTAAACCTACTTCTTTTGAGGAGGCTGTGGGTGACTATATAACTCTGGTCGCAAGTACCCAAAGGGAAGAGACTGAGTTGGATCTGCTTGGTGATGAGCACTTAGCAGAGACGGGGTGTTGTTCCAAACTCTAAGAATGggataaataagaacataagaatggccatagtgagtGAGATTGATATTACAGCTAGCcaagtatcttgtcttctgacaatggccaatgtcaggtgccccagaaggaattgAAAGAATagacaattatcaagtgatccatcccctgttgtccattcccagcttatggcaaacagaggctagggacagcatccttgaccatcgtggctaatagccattgatggacctttcctccatgaatcttcctaacttgttcttttttagACCATTTTAATGGCTTGGAGGAAAACACAACATCTtcaggaaaggagttccacagtttgactgggtgttgtgtgaagaaatactttgttttaaacctgctgtctatgaatttattttcatgactcctagttcttgtcttatgtgaaagagtaaataacacttccctaattACTTTCTCTTCACCTGTCATGACAGGCAAGGACCTAGTTTAGAGGGTAAAGAGACCATATATCAGAGTTTTATTGTGACACTCCCGATTCTTCTTGG
Proteins encoded:
- the LOC123353530 gene encoding olfactory receptor 51G2-like — translated: MSAVNDTKLKSVIFLLTGLPSDGDTHLWISIPFCFMYVISIVGNSVILFIVKTDSSLHEPMYIFLSMLAITDLGISISTMPTILGIYLFNSREISLDACLAQLFFIHLLQCIESSLLLLMALDRFIAIYNPLRYAAILILPRIAKMGLVAVLRAMVIILPLPFLLKRFQYCQANFFSHSYCVHREVMKMACSDIRVNIIYGLFTKLLTMGLDSLLIFLSYVMIFKTVLSITSYEDCLRALNTCISHLCAVLLFYTPDISLTVIQSFEKDSSPLLQILLGYMSLLLPPLMNPIVYSMKSKHLRVRVIRVFIK